One genomic region from Nymphaea colorata isolate Beijing-Zhang1983 chromosome 10, ASM883128v2, whole genome shotgun sequence encodes:
- the LOC116262118 gene encoding mechanosensitive ion channel protein 10 isoform X1: MTTKAGDAVVLVVEEVGEEGIVSKQGKKSGEQQSLESPSFSIFSQSPPSLGNAKGKEGIHPQAPELRPPPLRLISRATFRKQKSRFFEMNHPVDETTVLMRTPHTSQAAPATATTPQRTPRSAGGTPKSARGTPALEEEDDEAYKPDVLEEKRNHKITARRFLEWMAFILITASLICSLTVPRLQNFSGWGLELWKWCLMVLVVLSGRLVSGWIVRLLVFMIERNFMLRTRLLYFVYGMRKSVQVSIWMGLALLSWRLVFDHSSNGGGKPRRQQVLSYVTRSLSAILVGALLWMVKTILVKALASSFHVNAYFDRIQDAVFHQYVLATLAGPPLMELQEKVGRSESSGKLSVRVEGKKGKDVDVIDVKKLQRIQQDKVSAWTMKTLANVISNSGLSTISATIDDSVSTEDGNNDGQINSEAEARAVAYTIFRNVARPDSKYIDEEDLLRFLSKEDVQKIFPQFAGAAELGKVKKSAFRKWVVDAYLERKSLAHSLNDTKTAVKQLHKLANCMVILVNLVVWLLFMGFATSKVLLFISSQLLLLGFMFGNTCKIIFESIIFVFVMHPFDVGDRCVIDGVQMIVEEMNILNTIFLRYDNEKIYYPNAVLITKPISNFYRSPDMGDSVEFSIDVSTPVETLGALKARIQMYLESKPQHWHPKHSVVVKEIENVNKMKCALYVLHTMNHQNFVEKNLRRSDLVVELKKIFEELGIKYHLLPQEVRVVTHAPADAGRGFY; this comes from the exons ATGACGACGAAGGCAGGAGATGCAGTGGTTttggtggtggaggaggtggGGGAGGAAGGTATTGTCTCCAAACAGGGGAAGAAAAGCGGAGAACAACAGAGTTTGGAGTCTCCTTCCTTCTCCATATTCTCACAGTCACCACCATCTCTCGGGAATGCAAAAGGCAAAGAGGGCATCCATCCTCAGGCCCCTGAGCTTAGGCCCCCTCCCTTGCGACTGATTTCCAGGGCGACGTTCCGGAAGCAGAAATCTCGCTTCTTTGAGATGAACCATCCCGTCGACGAAACCACCGTGCTGATGCGGACCCCCCATACCAGTCAGGCTGCTCCGGCGACGGCAACGACTCCACAAAGGACTCCAAGAAGCGCCGGGGGGACTCCAAAAAGCGCCAGGGGGACTCCTGCCCTAGAAGAGGAGGACGACGAAGCTTACAAACCCGACGTGTTGGAGGAGAAAAGGAACCACAAGATTACGGCTAGGAGATTCCTCGAGTGGATGGCTTTCATACTCATAACGGCTTCCTTGATATGCAGCTTAACAGTGCCACGCTTACAGAACTTCTCCGGTTGGGGTTTGGAGCTCTGGAAATGGTGTTTGATGGTGCTCGTCGTCCTATCGGGGAGGTTGGTCTCCGGGTGGATCGTCCGCTTGCTCGTCTTCATGATCGAGCGAAACTTCATGCTCAGGACCAGACTGCTCTACTTCGTCTACGGCATGCGGAAAAGCGTCCAAGTCAGTATCTGGATGGGCCTGGCTCTCCTCTCGTGGAGATTGGTCTTCGACCACAGCAGCAACGGTGGAGGAAAGCCCCGCCGCCAACAGGTTCTGTCATACGTTACACGGTCATTGTCGGCCATCTTGGTTGGAGCTCTGCTTTGGATGGTGAAGACAATATTGGTCAAGGCGTTAGCCTCTTCTTTCCATGTAAACGCTTATTTTGATCGGATTCAGGACGCAGTGTTTCATCAATACGTGTTGGCGACGCTGGCGGGGCCGCCGCTAATGGAGTTGCAGGAGAAGGTGGGCAGGTCGGAAAGTAGCGGGAAACTGAGCGTCAGGGtggaggggaagaaggggaaggatgTGGATGTGATCGATGTGAAGAAGCTGCAAAGGATACAGCAAGATAAGGTCTCCGCCTGGACGATGAAGACACTAGCCAATGTAATTAGCAATTCAGGTTTGTCGACGATCTCAGCGACGATCGATGACTCTGTATCTACTGAGGATGGGAACAACGACGGGCAGATCAATAGTGAGGCGGAGGCAAGAGCTGTTGCTTACACGATTTTCAGGAATGTTGCTAGGCCCGACTCCAA GTATATTGATGAAGAAGACCTTCTGAGATTCTTGAGCAAAGAAGATGTGCAGAAAATATTTCCTCAGTTTGCTGGAGCAGCAGAGTTGGGAAAGGTTAAGAAGTCTGCTTTCAGAAAGTGGGTG GTTGACGCTTACCTTGAACGCAAATCCTTGGCGCATTCTCTAAATGACACTAAAACTGCAGTGAAACAACTGCACAAACTCGCAAATTGCATGGTGATCTTAGTTAACTTGGTGGTATGGTTGCTGTTCATGGGATTCGCAACCAGCAAAGTCTTGCTCTTCATTTCATCCCAGCTGTTGCTGCTGGGTTTCATGTTTGGGAACACCTGCAAGATCATATTCGAGTCGATCATATTCGTCTTTGTAATGCATCCATTTGATGTTGGCGATAGGTGTGTCATTGATGGCGTGCAG ATGATTGTAGAAGAAATGAACATTCTGAACACTATCTTCTTGAGATACGACAACGAGAAAATCTACTATCCGAATGCTGTGCTCATTACAAAGCCTATCAGCAATTTCTACAGGAGTCCAGATATGGGTGATTCTGTTGAGTTCTCTATTGATGTCTCTACTCCAGTAGAGACCTTAGGTGCCCTCAAAGCCAGGATTCAGAT GTACTTGGAAAGCAAGCCGCAACATTGGCATCCAAAGCACAGTGTGGTGGTGAAGGAGATTGAGAATGTTAACAAGATGAAGTGTGCTCTGTATGTGTTGCACACGATGAACCATCAGAATTTCGTCGAGAAAAACCTTCGTCGCTCCGATCTTGTCGTGGAGctgaagaaaatttttgaagaacttGGTATCAAGTATCACTTGCTGCCTCAAGAAGTTCGTGTGGTTACACACGCACCAGCGGACGCAGGCCGCGGTTTTTATTAG